A portion of the Aphanothece sacrum FPU1 genome contains these proteins:
- a CDS encoding fatty acid desaturase, protein MTTLLTQSQPPISPQLNADVRLRDILKTLPAEVFVKDPRKAWFKVVLTLSMVGLGYWGLAIAPWYLLPILWAFTGTAMTGFFVIGHDCGHRSFSNRTWVNDWVGHLVFLPLIYPFHSWRILHNFHHKNTNKLDVDNAWDPFTPEFYETFSSFEKWGYQRLRGKFWWIASVVHWAKIHFDWTKFEGKEREQIRFSALFVLIGAAIGLPILLGTLGFWGFIKFWFLPWLGFHFWMSTFTLVHHTLPPIPFKKEAEWNEAEAQLCGTVHCDYPRWVEILCHDINVHIPHHISTGIPSYNLRLAHQSLKDNWGEYLCERQFSWALMNEITTQCHLYHPETRYQSFQQYYQNK, encoded by the coding sequence ATGACAACACTGCTTACTCAGTCTCAACCGCCTATTTCGCCTCAACTTAATGCAGACGTACGGTTGCGAGATATTCTCAAAACCCTACCTGCTGAGGTATTTGTCAAAGACCCCCGTAAAGCGTGGTTTAAGGTAGTTCTTACCCTGTCAATGGTGGGTTTAGGCTATTGGGGATTAGCGATCGCTCCTTGGTATCTATTGCCTATTTTATGGGCATTTACGGGGACGGCCATGACTGGTTTTTTTGTAATTGGCCATGATTGTGGTCATCGTTCCTTTTCTAATCGCACCTGGGTTAATGATTGGGTGGGACATTTAGTTTTTTTACCTTTAATTTATCCCTTTCACAGTTGGCGTATTCTTCATAATTTCCATCACAAAAATACGAATAAACTGGATGTTGATAATGCTTGGGACCCGTTTACTCCCGAATTTTATGAGACATTTTCGTCTTTTGAAAAATGGGGATATCAAAGATTACGGGGTAAGTTTTGGTGGATTGCTTCTGTGGTTCATTGGGCAAAAATTCATTTTGACTGGACAAAATTTGAAGGAAAAGAACGGGAACAGATTCGTTTTTCTGCCTTATTTGTTTTAATCGGTGCGGCTATTGGTTTACCTATTTTATTAGGAACTTTAGGCTTTTGGGGATTTATTAAATTTTGGTTTCTTCCCTGGTTAGGATTTCATTTTTGGATGAGTACCTTTACCTTAGTTCACCATACTTTACCTCCTATTCCTTTTAAGAAGGAAGCGGAATGGAATGAAGCGGAAGCACAGTTATGTGGTACGGTTCATTGTGATTATCCTCGTTGGGTGGAAATTCTTTGTCATGATATTAACGTTCATATTCCCCATCATATTTCCACTGGGATTCCGAGTTATAATTTGCGACTTGCTCATCAAAGTTTAAAAGATAATTGGGGTGAATATTTGTGTGAACGTCAGTTTTCTTGGGCGTTAATGAATGAGATTACCACTCAATGTCATCTTTATCATCCTGAGACGAGATATCAAAGTTTCCAACAATATTATCAGAATAAATAA
- a CDS encoding DUF364 domain-containing protein: MVNPQKIYDLLLDYSHNNPLITEVLIGLTWTMCHAEGIGLCMSPAIPTRTLSWSGTLVNQRIQDIAPWLRSWDNYQATVAMAAINAAINPHSPLLAKTQLLPYTTGLGNLTVFEHFLPQMLGKSVSVIGRYPGLVRYETEMKINVIELQPGPEDFPATASEYLLPESDWVFLTATSIPNKTFPRLVELSKNAKLVLIGPTVPWLSELADFGIDYLAGVTVTDPKTLRQTIAEGGGVRIFEQGVQYRLVALNQS; the protein is encoded by the coding sequence ATGGTTAATCCACAAAAAATTTACGATTTACTGTTAGATTACAGTCATAATAATCCCCTAATCACTGAAGTTTTGATCGGGTTAACTTGGACTATGTGTCATGCTGAAGGAATCGGTCTTTGTATGAGTCCAGCTATTCCTACTCGCACCCTATCTTGGTCAGGTACACTGGTTAATCAACGGATTCAAGATATAGCCCCTTGGCTCCGTTCATGGGATAATTATCAAGCAACTGTGGCTATGGCTGCTATTAATGCCGCAATTAATCCTCATTCTCCTTTACTTGCTAAAACTCAACTCCTCCCCTATACAACAGGTTTAGGGAATTTAACCGTTTTTGAACATTTTCTCCCTCAAATGCTAGGAAAATCTGTTTCTGTTATCGGTCGTTATCCAGGGTTAGTTCGTTACGAAACTGAAATGAAAATTAATGTGATTGAACTACAACCAGGACCTGAAGATTTCCCCGCAACGGCCTCAGAATATTTACTCCCTGAATCTGATTGGGTATTTTTGACAGCCACTTCTATCCCTAATAAAACCTTCCCTCGTTTGGTAGAATTATCTAAAAACGCCAAATTAGTTTTAATAGGCCCTACCGTTCCCTGGTTGAGCGAATTAGCCGATTTTGGCATCGATTACTTAGCAGGAGTCACAGTCACTGACCCTAAAACCCTTAGACAAACTATTGCTGAAGGGGGTGGGGTGAGAATTTTTGAACAAGGAGTCCAATATCGCTTAGTGGCTCTTAATCAATCTTAA